One Methanocaldococcus infernus ME DNA segment encodes these proteins:
- a CDS encoding bifunctional ADP-dependent NAD(P)H-hydrate dehydratase/NAD(P)H-hydrate epimerase, which produces MELFFKLKEKIKEKEVLEPWEMNIIDENAEYLGVKRIQLMENAGRAVYEEVKDFDGKIFIFCGTGNNGGDGFVVARFLGRGEVILLGKESEIKSYEARENYKILKNLSLFGSIKVREIKSAKEIEDVFQALREGKSLVIDAMLGTGQRGELKEPYKSVVEELNKIKRENKELYIVSVDVQTGNLESDLTVTFHKRKSINKGKVIVKDIGIPKEAEYIVGYGDVRALKLVRGEHKGKNGKVLIVGGSKDYYGAPILSGLSALKVSDLVGIFSVDHVIRKVNYPELITYSVEGNYLCLEHLDYLLEVVKKYDVVVLGNGLGVNEETKEFVNSLLEKLNKVVIDADAIKLIDYENFKFKEGYVFTPHKKEFEYIKFELDELESTILLKGKIDIIFNNESIKINKTGNVFLTKGGTGDILAGLVGGLLTKNSSFLSASAGAFIVGYAGDLLLKEKSIYTPMEVIEKIPEVFKIFGV; this is translated from the coding sequence ATGGAATTATTTTTCAAATTAAAAGAGAAAATCAAGGAGAAAGAAGTCTTAGAGCCTTGGGAGATGAATATAATAGATGAGAATGCTGAATACTTAGGGGTTAAGAGGATTCAACTAATGGAAAATGCTGGAAGGGCTGTTTATGAAGAGGTTAAGGATTTTGATGGAAAAATCTTTATCTTCTGTGGAACTGGAAACAATGGAGGAGATGGCTTTGTAGTAGCCAGATTCTTAGGGAGAGGGGAAGTTATCTTACTTGGGAAAGAGAGTGAGATAAAGAGTTATGAGGCAAGAGAAAACTATAAAATTTTAAAAAATCTCTCATTGTTTGGAAGTATAAAAGTTAGAGAGATCAAGAGTGCTAAGGAAATAGAAGATGTTTTCCAAGCTCTTAGAGAGGGAAAATCTTTAGTTATAGATGCAATGCTTGGAACTGGGCAAAGAGGAGAGTTGAAAGAGCCATATAAGAGTGTTGTTGAAGAACTCAATAAAATAAAGAGAGAAAATAAAGAGCTTTATATAGTAAGTGTTGATGTCCAAACTGGAAACTTGGAGAGTGACTTAACAGTAACATTTCACAAAAGGAAGAGCATAAATAAAGGTAAAGTGATAGTTAAAGATATTGGAATTCCTAAAGAAGCTGAGTATATAGTTGGCTATGGAGATGTTAGAGCTTTAAAGTTAGTAAGGGGAGAACATAAAGGAAAGAATGGAAAAGTTTTAATTGTAGGAGGTTCAAAAGATTACTATGGAGCACCTATCTTATCTGGTTTATCAGCACTTAAGGTTTCTGATCTTGTTGGAATTTTCTCTGTTGATCATGTTATAAGAAAGGTTAACTATCCAGAGCTTATAACTTACAGTGTTGAAGGAAACTATTTATGTTTAGAGCACTTAGACTATCTATTAGAGGTTGTTAAGAAGTATGATGTTGTTGTCTTAGGTAATGGGCTTGGAGTTAATGAAGAGACTAAGGAGTTTGTTAATTCCTTACTTGAGAAGCTAAATAAAGTTGTGATAGACGCTGATGCTATAAAGTTGATTGACTATGAGAACTTCAAATTTAAGGAAGGTTATGTTTTCACTCCACACAAGAAAGAATTTGAATATATAAAATTTGAGTTAGATGAGTTGGAAAGTACTATCCTGCTAAAAGGGAAAATAGACATTATATTTAACAATGAGAGCATAAAAATAAATAAAACTGGAAATGTTTTCCTAACTAAAGGAGGAACTGGAGATATCTTAGCTGGTTTGGTTGGAGGTTTATTAACTAAAAACTCTTCATTCCTCTCAGCCTCAGCTGGAGCCTTTATAGTGGGATATGCTGGAGATCTCCTATTGAAAGAAAAGTCTATCTACACTCCAATGGAAGTTATTGAGAAGATTCCTGAAGTATTCAAAATATTTGGTGTTTAA
- the arfB gene encoding 2-amino-5-formylamino-6-ribosylaminopyrimidin-4(3H)-one 5'-monophosphate deformylase produces MTILRLNGGKILNEKVHEIGVIAMGSYLENHGSALPIDTDIKIASYVSLMACIKTGAKFLGTVIPSTEYSYVKHGIHNKVSDIVEYLTFLLTWAKRIGIKKVIIVNCHGGNILAEKEIKELENLINIKIKFLSFPLTHAATEELSIGYVIGIANKEKMKEHKPENYAEIGMVGLREAREKNKEIDEEAKRVEKEGVKIDEELGKKLLDEFINKVVNEITNFL; encoded by the coding sequence ATGACTATATTAAGGTTAAATGGTGGAAAAATATTGAATGAGAAGGTTCATGAGATTGGAGTTATAGCTATGGGCTCTTACTTAGAAAACCATGGTTCAGCCTTACCAATAGATACAGATATTAAGATAGCCTCTTATGTCTCACTGATGGCCTGTATAAAAACTGGAGCCAAATTTTTAGGAACAGTAATTCCATCAACAGAGTATAGCTATGTTAAGCATGGGATACATAATAAGGTTTCAGATATTGTAGAGTATTTAACCTTTTTACTAACCTGGGCTAAGAGGATTGGAATAAAAAAAGTAATTATTGTTAATTGTCATGGAGGGAATATATTAGCTGAGAAAGAGATTAAAGAGCTTGAAAACCTAATAAATATAAAAATAAAATTTTTATCCTTCCCTCTAACCCATGCTGCCACTGAAGAGCTTTCTATTGGTTATGTAATTGGAATAGCCAACAAGGAGAAGATGAAGGAGCATAAGCCTGAGAACTATGCTGAGATTGGGATGGTTGGATTGAGAGAGGCAAGAGAAAAAAACAAGGAGATAGATGAAGAGGCTAAGAGAGTTGAGAAGGAAGGAGTTAAGATAGATGAAGAGCTTGGAAAAAAGTTATTGGATGAATTTATAAACAAGGTTGTCAATGAGATAACAAACTTTTTATAA
- a CDS encoding protein-L-isoaspartate O-methyltransferase: MDKYELIEKLKREGYIRSNSVEEALLKVPREEFVPEHLKDYAYCDTPLEIGHGQTISAPHMVALMSELLELKPGMKVLEIGTGSGYHAAVTAELVGKDGLVVSIERIPELAERAEKTLRKLGYDNVIVIVGDGSLGYKPLAPYDRIYCTAAAPSIPKSLISQLKDGGKMVIPVGKYMQKLILLEKRGDKIITKDYGAVAFVPLIGEEGFK; this comes from the coding sequence ATGGATAAATATGAGCTTATTGAGAAGCTAAAGAGAGAGGGTTATATAAGAAGTAATAGTGTAGAGGAAGCTCTTTTAAAGGTTCCAAGGGAAGAGTTTGTCCCAGAACATTTAAAAGACTATGCCTACTGTGACACCCCTTTAGAAATTGGTCATGGTCAGACAATTTCAGCCCCTCATATGGTTGCTTTAATGTCTGAGCTTTTAGAGCTTAAGCCAGGGATGAAGGTTTTAGAAATTGGCACTGGCTCAGGCTACCATGCAGCTGTCACTGCTGAGCTTGTGGGAAAAGATGGGTTAGTGGTTAGCATAGAGAGAATTCCAGAGCTTGCAGAGAGGGCTGAAAAAACCTTAAGAAAGTTAGGTTATGATAATGTAATAGTTATAGTTGGAGATGGCTCTTTAGGATACAAGCCCTTAGCTCCCTATGATAGAATTTACTGCACAGCTGCAGCTCCTTCTATCCCTAAGAGTTTAATTAGCCAACTAAAAGATGGAGGAAAAATGGTTATCCCTGTTGGGAAGTATATGCAAAAGCTAATACTATTAGAGAAGAGAGGGGATAAGATTATAACCAAAGACTATGGAGCTGTAGCCTTTGTTCCACTCATTGGAGAAGAGGGATTTAAATAA
- a CDS encoding deoxyuridine 5'-triphosphate nucleotidohydrolase has translation MIIGPRKAKSFIEHVKEEQIQQCGIDLKVKEIYKLEGEGEIDFSNEKRRIPNYVKIFDSEENEKIRLSEGIYIIKVAEYIKIPKDVAAFVYPRSSLLRMGSTIYSAVHDPGYEGRPEYLLNVMKPITIHRYARLCQIVFVKCEGVEKLYNGIYKGR, from the coding sequence ATGATCATAGGCCCAAGGAAGGCAAAGAGCTTTATAGAGCATGTTAAGGAAGAACAGATACAGCAGTGTGGTATAGATTTAAAAGTTAAAGAAATTTATAAATTAGAAGGAGAGGGAGAGATAGACTTTAGCAATGAGAAGAGGAGAATTCCTAACTATGTTAAAATTTTTGACTCTGAAGAGAATGAGAAGATAAGGCTAAGTGAAGGAATCTATATTATCAAGGTTGCTGAATATATAAAGATCCCTAAAGATGTGGCAGCCTTTGTTTATCCAAGAAGCTCTCTATTAAGGATGGGTTCCACTATATACTCAGCTGTTCATGATCCTGGCTATGAGGGAAGGCCTGAGTATTTACTGAATGTAATGAAGCCAATAACTATACATAGATATGCAAGACTTTGTCAAATTGTCTTTGTTAAATGTGAGGGTGTAGAGAAGTTATATAATGGAATATATAAAGGTAGATAG
- a CDS encoding translation initiation factor IF-2 subunit beta, whose amino-acid sequence MEEIDYYDYKALLKRAREQIPDYVFEKDRFELPEIEILIEGNKTIIRNFSQLAKAMNRDENFFAKYLLKETGSAGNIEGGRLVLQRKINPELLKARIQDFLREYVICRECGKPDTKIIKEGRVHLLKCTACGAIRPIRMI is encoded by the coding sequence ATGGAAGAGATTGACTACTATGACTATAAAGCCTTATTAAAAAGAGCAAGAGAACAGATTCCTGACTATGTGTTTGAGAAGGACAGATTTGAGCTCCCAGAGATAGAGATATTGATAGAGGGGAATAAAACCATAATAAGAAACTTCAGCCAATTAGCTAAGGCTATGAATAGAGATGAAAACTTCTTTGCAAAATATTTATTAAAAGAAACTGGTAGTGCTGGGAATATAGAAGGTGGAAGGTTAGTACTACAAAGAAAAATTAACCCAGAGCTTTTAAAGGCAAGAATTCAAGACTTCTTAAGAGAGTATGTCATCTGTAGAGAGTGTGGTAAGCCAGATACTAAGATCATTAAGGAGGGAAGAGTACACTTACTAAAATGTACAGCCTGTGGAGCCATAAGGCCTATAAGGATGATCTAA
- a CDS encoding PHP-associated domain-containing protein, giving the protein MYGKADLHIHSKYSGIGRLGKLRFLDSIEEPRDIVKTAKKKGLDVIAITDHNTIRGGLEGKKYEKEFDIEVVVGSEILTKDGEIIGLFLNEEIPKGLSAEETIELIKEQGGLAIAPHPYSPICKSLRDKIFELNLDGVEVFNAYHRDGIINNLALRKVSENYHKNPLAFIGGSDAHIVQMIGNAYTIFPGSSGEELYKAIKKKNTGYCGKNTPLYQAILWSYKIVTHSEKKLIKSLYKKNVNLLDYCLDSLRFYKKLFIILAGAIYIFTPLPIISGVVGNYYLKFKAKKIAKNY; this is encoded by the coding sequence ATGTATGGAAAAGCTGATCTTCATATTCATTCTAAATACTCTGGCATAGGGAGGTTAGGGAAGCTAAGATTCTTAGACTCTATTGAAGAGCCAAGAGATATAGTTAAGACAGCTAAAAAGAAAGGCTTAGATGTTATAGCCATCACTGACCATAATACAATAAGAGGAGGCTTAGAAGGAAAGAAGTATGAGAAAGAGTTTGATATAGAGGTTGTAGTTGGTAGTGAGATCTTAACAAAGGATGGAGAGATAATAGGGCTATTTTTGAATGAAGAAATTCCTAAGGGACTTTCAGCTGAGGAAACTATAGAGCTGATTAAAGAGCAGGGAGGTTTAGCTATAGCTCCTCATCCTTATAGCCCAATCTGTAAATCCTTAAGAGATAAGATTTTTGAGCTAAACTTGGATGGGGTTGAGGTTTTCAATGCCTACCATAGGGATGGAATCATAAATAACTTAGCCCTAAGGAAAGTTTCTGAAAATTATCATAAGAATCCTTTAGCCTTCATTGGAGGTAGTGATGCTCATATAGTTCAGATGATTGGCAATGCCTACACAATCTTTCCAGGAAGTAGTGGAGAAGAATTATACAAAGCTATAAAAAAGAAGAATACAGGTTATTGTGGAAAGAACACCCCTCTCTATCAGGCAATACTTTGGAGTTATAAAATAGTGACTCACTCTGAAAAGAAGTTAATAAAATCCCTATACAAGAAAAATGTTAATCTCTTAGATTACTGCTTAGATTCACTTAGATTCTACAAAAAGCTATTTATTATCTTAGCTGGAGCTATCTATATATTTACTCCTCTCCCTATAATCTCAGGAGTTGTTGGAAACTATTACTTAAAGTTTAAAGCCAAGAAGATAGCTAAGAACTATTGA
- a CDS encoding YchF/TatD family DNA exonuclease produces the protein MYYVDSHCHIEDKAFNKVRDSLIKEDLKIITSGVGLGGIKRALECYEKYNIYLTLGFHPADVKADDKIIDRCYNIIKENRDKILAVGEIGMDIKRENYERQKEVFLKFMNLAIEINKPIVLHARGFEEELFKLSETKAMFHCYSGSLELAKDIGESGNLISLSTLVCFSSHHKKLAEKLDIDYLTTETDSPYLSPIKGEKNKPENVKLVVRELAKLKEMDEEEVKDIIYKNTSKFFGRWL, from the coding sequence ATGTACTATGTAGATAGTCATTGTCATATAGAGGATAAGGCATTTAACAAAGTAAGAGATTCCCTAATCAAGGAAGATTTAAAGATTATAACCAGTGGTGTAGGCTTGGGAGGAATAAAAAGAGCTTTGGAGTGTTATGAAAAATATAATATTTATTTAACCCTTGGCTTCCATCCAGCTGATGTTAAGGCTGATGATAAAATTATAGATAGATGTTACAACATAATAAAAGAGAATAGGGATAAAATATTAGCTGTTGGAGAGATTGGGATGGATATTAAGAGAGAGAACTATGAAAGGCAGAAAGAGGTGTTTTTAAAATTTATGAACTTAGCTATAGAAATCAATAAACCTATTGTCTTACATGCCAGAGGGTTTGAGGAAGAGCTTTTTAAGCTATCTGAGACAAAGGCCATGTTTCACTGTTACAGTGGAAGTTTAGAGTTGGCTAAAGATATAGGAGAGAGTGGGAATTTAATATCTCTCTCCACCTTAGTCTGTTTCTCAAGCCATCATAAAAAGTTAGCTGAGAAATTGGATATTGACTATTTAACAACTGAAACTGACTCCCCTTACTTATCTCCAATAAAGGGAGAGAAAAATAAGCCTGAGAATGTTAAGTTAGTTGTTAGAGAGCTTGCTAAGTTAAAGGAGATGGATGAGGAAGAAGTTAAAGATATCATTTATAAGAATACTTCTAAGTTCTTTGGGAGGTGGTTATGA
- a CDS encoding stage II sporulation protein M encodes MRFKEFFNLPLHKKLFLTYIFCWIGFFISFFFGKFIYYLSLKLFPPVKESVNIVAEIGTAKYSVVHSTVSSSLNNPYLSYALSYLLSNFLSCLIIVVVFALFGYLSRDEDEEKFFKYLSILYLFSVLNPITGIVGYKLPLSAIFYIIPHGLFEFFGFSIAIVLGLELAKTFYYKKSLKKIKILLLFLSLVFISLAALLEPIDWAIYNSNLSVVEGYSIVLSYLLGFKL; translated from the coding sequence ATGAGATTTAAGGAATTCTTTAACCTTCCTTTACATAAAAAGCTTTTCTTAACCTATATCTTCTGCTGGATTGGCTTCTTCATCTCCTTCTTTTTTGGTAAATTTATATATTATCTCTCTTTAAAGCTCTTTCCTCCAGTTAAAGAGTCTGTTAATATTGTAGCTGAGATAGGGACAGCCAAGTATTCAGTTGTTCATAGCACAGTTAGCTCCTCTTTAAATAACCCATACTTATCTTACGCTCTCTCTTACTTACTCTCAAACTTTCTATCTTGCCTAATTATTGTAGTGGTTTTTGCTCTTTTTGGATATCTCAGTAGAGATGAAGATGAGGAGAAGTTCTTTAAGTATCTTTCAATTCTATATTTGTTCTCTGTCCTTAACCCAATAACTGGGATTGTTGGTTATAAGCTTCCTCTTTCAGCTATCTTTTATATAATTCCTCATGGACTCTTTGAATTCTTTGGTTTTTCTATAGCTATAGTTCTTGGCTTAGAGTTGGCTAAAACTTTCTATTACAAAAAGAGCTTAAAAAAGATTAAAATTTTATTGCTCTTTCTTTCCCTTGTCTTCATCTCCTTAGCAGCTCTCTTAGAGCCAATTGATTGGGCTATATATAACTCTAACTTAAGTGTTGTTGAAGGATATTCAATAGTTCTTAGCTATCTTCTTGGCTTTAAACTTTAA
- the fen gene encoding flap endonuclease-1, translating to MGVQLGDYIPKKRIDFNDLKGKKLAIDGFNAIYQFLSSIRLKDGSPLTNKRGGITSAYNGIFYKTIMLLENDIIPIWVFDGEPPKLKEKTREKRREEKKKAEEKLREVQDEIERARYFKRLSYVNKDMIENCKYLLSLMGIPYVQAPSEGEAQASYMAKKGDVWAVVSQDYDSLLYGAPRVVRNLTTTKDELELIELNEVLENLRISLDDLIDIAIMMGTDYNPKGIEGIGFKRAYEMVRARVAKDILKKEVKNYEEIKNIFKNPRVTDDYSLNLRLPDKEGLIKFLVEEHDFNYERVKKHVDKLYNLIVSKTKQRTLDSWFK from the coding sequence ATGGGAGTTCAATTAGGTGACTACATTCCTAAGAAAAGAATAGATTTTAATGATCTTAAAGGGAAAAAGTTGGCTATAGATGGATTTAATGCTATTTATCAATTCTTATCCTCAATTAGATTAAAAGATGGCTCTCCTTTAACAAATAAGAGAGGAGGAATAACTTCAGCATACAATGGAATATTTTACAAAACCATCATGTTATTGGAAAATGATATTATCCCAATTTGGGTTTTTGATGGAGAGCCTCCTAAGTTAAAAGAGAAGACAAGGGAGAAGAGGAGAGAGGAGAAGAAGAAAGCTGAAGAGAAGTTAAGAGAGGTTCAGGATGAGATTGAAAGAGCAAGATACTTTAAAAGGTTAAGCTATGTAAATAAGGATATGATTGAGAATTGTAAATACTTACTAAGCTTAATGGGCATACCCTATGTTCAAGCTCCTTCAGAGGGGGAAGCTCAGGCCAGCTATATGGCTAAGAAAGGAGATGTTTGGGCAGTGGTTAGTCAAGATTATGACTCTCTATTATATGGAGCTCCAAGGGTTGTTAGGAATTTAACAACAACTAAGGATGAGTTGGAGTTAATTGAGCTTAATGAAGTGTTAGAAAATTTAAGGATAAGCTTAGATGATCTAATAGACATAGCTATTATGATGGGAACTGACTATAATCCTAAGGGGATAGAAGGGATAGGATTTAAAAGAGCTTATGAGATGGTTAGAGCAAGGGTAGCTAAAGACATTTTAAAGAAAGAGGTTAAAAACTATGAAGAAATAAAAAATATCTTTAAAAATCCAAGAGTTACTGATGACTATAGCTTAAATTTAAGGTTGCCAGATAAAGAAGGGTTAATAAAATTTTTGGTTGAAGAGCATGACTTTAACTATGAGAGGGTTAAGAAACATGTGGATAAACTTTATAATCTAATAGTTAGTAAAACTAAGCAGAGGACATTAGATAGTTGGTTTAAATAA